Within Candidatus Dadabacteria bacterium, the genomic segment CCCGCTTAAATTTCTTTGACTTTGAGGTTACATTCGGTAGAATCGATACCCTTAATTTATCCGAAGAGAGAATACTATGAAGTCATTCATGGCCAGAAACGACGATTTTGAAAAGAAGTGGTACCTGATCGACGCTCGGGGAAAACCCGTCGGAAGGCTTGCAACCAAGGTAGTCTCGATTCTTAGGGGCAAGGGCAAACCGCAGTTTGCTCCTCATTCGGATATCGGAGATTTCGTCGTTATAGTCAACGCCGACAAAGCCACGTTCTCTGGCAGGAAGTGGGACCAGAAAACCTACTACAGCCATTCCCACTATCCCGGGGGACTTAAATCCGTTACTGCGCAAGAACTGGCTGAGAAAAAGCCGGGAGAGATAATCCGCAAGGCCGTCTGGGGAATGCTTCCCAAAAACAGGTGGCAGAAGAAACTCATACAGCGGATGAAAATCTATGTCGGAGACAAGCATCCGCACATGGCCCAAAATCCCGAGGTTCTGGAGGTCTGATTCATTATGCCTGAAACCGTTATTTACAATGGCACGGGGAGAAGAAAAACGTCAATCGCAAGAGTTTGGCTCAGGAGAGGCAGCGGTTCCATTACCGTGAACAAAAAATCCGTGGAAGAGTACTTTCCCAGAGAAGTATGGCAGATAAAGGCCCGCGAACCACTTAGCGTCACCGATACTTCCATGGAATATGACGTGATGGTCAGGGTGAAGGGAGGAGGACTTACCGGCCAGGCGGGAGCCATGAGCCACGGACTTGCCCGAGCCCTTCTCAAGGCCAACGAGTCGCTTCGCAAGAAACTCAAGGTTTCCGGACTGCTGAAACGCGATCCCAGGATGGTTGAGAGCAAAAAGTATGGGAAGCGCAAGGCGAGAAGGGGACAGCAGTTCTCCAAAAGGTAATTCATACTTGACCGATCCAAACCAGAAGTTCCAGAGAAAATTCGACATCCGCCCGGCCAAGGGAAAGCTCGGGGTACTGATCCCCGGGATGAGCGGGGCGGTAAGCACAACTTTCATAGCGGGCGTAAAGGCGGTGGTAAAGGGAGTGGGAAGGCCCATCGGCTCCCTGACGCAGATGGGGAAAATCAGGCTCGGCAAAAGAACCGAGAAGAACTTTCCTCTCATAAAAGATTTGGTTCCGCTGGCCGAAATCCAGGACATGGTGTTTGCCGGATGGGACATACACGATGAAGACTGCCACGCCTCGGCGCTTCGGGCCGGAGTGCTCGGTCCCGAACTTCTCGGGAAGATAAGACGGGATCTTGAAAAAGAGTCTCCTATGCGGGCTGTTTTCGATAACAGGTATGTCCGTAATCTCAAGGGTTCCTATGTAAAGAAGGGCAAGACGAAGATGCATCTTGCCGAGGCCCTGATCAGGGACATAAAGAGATTCCAGAGGGAAAACGATATCGAAAGGCTGGTAATGCTCTGGTGCGGGAGTACCGAGGTATATCTTGAGCCGTCGGAAGTTCATGAAACCATAGAGAGTTTCGAGAAAGGGCTAAGGGAAAATCACGACGATATTCCCCCGAGCATGATCTACGCCTACGCGGCCATAAAATGCGGTGCCTCCTACGGAAACGGGGCCCCGAATCTGTCTGTGGACATCCCCGCGCTTCAGCAGCTCGCGATTGAAAACGAGGTTCCAATAGCCGGCAAAGACTTCAAAACCGGCCAGACACTCATGAAGACTATCCTGGCTCCGGGTCTTAAAAGCAGGATGCTCGGGCTCAACGGGTGGTTTTCAACCAATATACTGGGTAACCGGGACGGAGAGGTGCTTGATGATCCCGGTTCTTTCAAAACCAAGGAAGAAAGCAAGCTGGGTGCACTTGAGTACATATTTCAGCCCGATATAAATCCTGAGCTTTACTCGGATTACTACCACAAGGTAAGAATAAACTACTACCCGCCGCGCGGAGACGAAAAAGAGGCGTGGGACAATATAGACGTTTTCGGATGGCTTGATTATCCCATGCAGATAAAGGTCAATTTTCTCTGCCGCGACAGCATACTTGCCGCACCGGTAGTTCTTGATCTCGTGCTGTTCCTAGATCTTGCGCATCGCGCCGGTATCTACGGGGTCCAGGAGTGGCTTTCCTTTTATTTCAAAAGCCCCATGGTCGATAAGAGGCTCTACCCCGAGCACGATCTTTTCGTTCAGTTCACCAAGCTGCAGAACACGCTTCGCTACCTGCGGGGCGAGGAACTGATAAGCCATCTGGGGATTGATTACTACGGTTTCGGCTAATAAACGGGCCGCGGTTCTGCTCTACTGCTTGAGGAAGCTTTCCAGGTCTTTTCTCACGCCGGAACTTGCAAGTTTCCCGAGGGCGGCCTTTTCTATCTGCCTTATCCTTTCCCTGGTCAGATTGAACCTCTTGCCGATCTCATCAAGAGTGTAGGTGCTCTGGCGTCCTATGCCGAAGCGAAGCCTGATGATCTCCTCTTCTCTTTGATTCAGAAGGGTAAGAGCTTCCTTCAGCTTTTCTGCGAGAGACATCTTCGCTATTATCGTGTCGGGGATTTTAGCTTCCTTATCCGCGACCGAATCAAGAAGCGTGGTCTTCTCCCCGTCGAGAACCGGCGTGTCGAGGCTTATAGCGTCGTTTGTGGAATTGAGAATCCTGTTTATAACCTCTGCTGAGATTCCCGAGGCCTCGGCTATTTCCTTGGGCGTCGGCTTTCTTCCCATTTCCTTGCTAAGCTTCGCACTCGTCTTGTAAACCCTGTTTGCCTGCTCCAGCAGGTAAACAGGGACCTTTATGGTCCTGGTCTGTCCCTGAAGGGCCCTGAGTATGGCCTGATGTATCCACCATGAGGCGTAGGTGGAGAACTTGTAGCCCTTTGTGTAATCAAATCTTTCAACCGCGCGCATTAGACCGAGGTTTCCTTCCTGGATGAGATCCGGAAGCGGCAGCCCCCTGCTCATGTATCTTCTCGAAATCGTTATTACGAGTCTCAGGTTGGCTTTTACGAACTTCTGCTTGAGTTTGAGCGCCCAGTCGACATAAATTTTCTCCATAGCGCGCAGGACTGCTATTCTGTGTGCTATCGCACGCGCCCTGGCCGAGTTTTTTCTTGTGCGGATTTTCTCGTATTTTTCAATGCTCTTAGGAACCTTGGCCATCCTGATTTCGCACATCTTGATTCTCGCGGATATCTCGACTTCCTGCTTCGCGGCGAAAAGAGGCTCAACTGCCATGTCCTTAAAGTAGACGTAAAGAAGCCGGAGCTGTTCATCGGGGATCCACTTGTCCTTCTCTTTGTCCTTCCCCCTGGGTTTCAGTTCCTCTTCGTCCGGGCTGTCAAAACTCTCTTCGGTTTCGTTTTCCTCGATGTCGTCGTCAACATCATAGGATTCAAACCCGGCGTCGTGTTCCGCATTACCCTGAAAATCTTTATATTTAATGTCCATCTTACTTTTTCACCAATTCCCTGATTGAAAAACGGAGGCAACAAAAAAGGTTCTCAAAGCCCAAGCGGGCAATGAAAATTAGCACCTTCCGTCCCTATTAGGGGATTATAAGATTTTTCGTGCTAAAATGTAAGCGTTTTTTTTCCAAGTACGGTTTCGCGGGAATTACTTCGCCCCGGCGAAGTTTTCCGAAACCTGTTCCCAGTTCACCACATTCCACCACGCCTTCACGTAGTCGGGCCTTCTGTTCTGGTAGTTCAGATAATATGCATGCTCCCAGACGTCGAGACCCAGAATGGGTTTCAGTCCCTCGGAAACCGGGTTATCCTGGTTTGGGGTGGATGTTACCACGAGCCCTCCGCCCTCGTCCACGCAAAGCCACGCCCAGCCGCTTCCGAATCTGGTGGCGGCTGCCTTGGAGAATGTCTCGGCGAAAGCGTCGAAGCTTCCGAACGCGGAATCTATGGCATCGGCAAGCTCACCCGAAGGCGTTCCTCCGGAACCGGGAGCCATGCACGGCCAGAAAAGGCTGTGATTCGCATGCCCTCCGCCGTTGTTTCTTACCGCGGTTCTTATGTCTTCGGGAACGGAGTCAAGATCGCCGAGCAGTTCCTCAAGCGATTTGTCCGCCAACTCCGGATGTTTCTCCAGCGCTGCGTTTAAGTTGTTTACGTACCCTTGATGATGCTTTGAATGATGTATTCTCATCGTTTCCGCGTCTATATGCGGCTCCAAAGCGTCATGATCATAAGGAAGATCAGGTAATTCGTGCGCCA encodes:
- the rplM gene encoding 50S ribosomal protein L13 is translated as MKSFMARNDDFEKKWYLIDARGKPVGRLATKVVSILRGKGKPQFAPHSDIGDFVVIVNADKATFSGRKWDQKTYYSHSHYPGGLKSVTAQELAEKKPGEIIRKAVWGMLPKNRWQKKLIQRMKIYVGDKHPHMAQNPEVLEV
- the rpsI gene encoding 30S ribosomal protein S9, translating into MPETVIYNGTGRRKTSIARVWLRRGSGSITVNKKSVEEYFPREVWQIKAREPLSVTDTSMEYDVMVRVKGGGLTGQAGAMSHGLARALLKANESLRKKLKVSGLLKRDPRMVESKKYGKRKARRGQQFSKR
- a CDS encoding inositol-3-phosphate synthase gives rise to the protein MTDPNQKFQRKFDIRPAKGKLGVLIPGMSGAVSTTFIAGVKAVVKGVGRPIGSLTQMGKIRLGKRTEKNFPLIKDLVPLAEIQDMVFAGWDIHDEDCHASALRAGVLGPELLGKIRRDLEKESPMRAVFDNRYVRNLKGSYVKKGKTKMHLAEALIRDIKRFQRENDIERLVMLWCGSTEVYLEPSEVHETIESFEKGLRENHDDIPPSMIYAYAAIKCGASYGNGAPNLSVDIPALQQLAIENEVPIAGKDFKTGQTLMKTILAPGLKSRMLGLNGWFSTNILGNRDGEVLDDPGSFKTKEESKLGALEYIFQPDINPELYSDYYHKVRINYYPPRGDEKEAWDNIDVFGWLDYPMQIKVNFLCRDSILAAPVVLDLVLFLDLAHRAGIYGVQEWLSFYFKSPMVDKRLYPEHDLFVQFTKLQNTLRYLRGEELISHLGIDYYGFG
- a CDS encoding sigma-70 family RNA polymerase sigma factor; its protein translation is MDIKYKDFQGNAEHDAGFESYDVDDDIEENETEESFDSPDEEELKPRGKDKEKDKWIPDEQLRLLYVYFKDMAVEPLFAAKQEVEISARIKMCEIRMAKVPKSIEKYEKIRTRKNSARARAIAHRIAVLRAMEKIYVDWALKLKQKFVKANLRLVITISRRYMSRGLPLPDLIQEGNLGLMRAVERFDYTKGYKFSTYASWWIHQAILRALQGQTRTIKVPVYLLEQANRVYKTSAKLSKEMGRKPTPKEIAEASGISAEVINRILNSTNDAISLDTPVLDGEKTTLLDSVADKEAKIPDTIIAKMSLAEKLKEALTLLNQREEEIIRLRFGIGRQSTYTLDEIGKRFNLTRERIRQIEKAALGKLASSGVRKDLESFLKQ
- a CDS encoding superoxide dismutase, with the translated sequence MAHELPDLPYDHDALEPHIDAETMRIHHSKHHQGYVNNLNAALEKHPELADKSLEELLGDLDSVPEDIRTAVRNNGGGHANHSLFWPCMAPGSGGTPSGELADAIDSAFGSFDAFAETFSKAAATRFGSGWAWLCVDEGGGLVVTSTPNQDNPVSEGLKPILGLDVWEHAYYLNYQNRRPDYVKAWWNVVNWEQVSENFAGAK